In Peromyscus maniculatus bairdii isolate BWxNUB_F1_BW_parent chromosome 9, HU_Pman_BW_mat_3.1, whole genome shotgun sequence, one genomic interval encodes:
- the LOC143267160 gene encoding olfactory receptor 4L1-like, producing MDYENGSAVTEFILVGFSGGWQLQTVFFVTFSLIYFATVVGNILIIVTVTANATLHSPMYFLLGNLSFLDMGLSTVTTPKMIRDLLAEHKSISVWGCMAQMFFMHFFGGAEMTLLIAMAFDRYVAICKPLHYRIIMSQRLLNIFVIISWTIGFIHTMSQMVLTVNLPFCGHNIVNNIFCDLPLVIKLACIETNTLELFVIADSGLLSFICFILLLVSYTVILVTVRHKSPGRLSKALSTLSAHIIVVTLFFGPCIFIYAWPFGSLASSKVLAVFYTVITPLLNPLIYTLRNQEMKKAMRKLWIQQVSFMSNL from the coding sequence ATGGATTATGAAAATGGATCAGCTGTGACAGAATTTATTTTAGTGGGATTTTCTGGAGGTTGGCAACTTCAAACCGTCTtctttgtgacattttctttgatcTATTTTGCTACTGTGGTGGGCAACATTCTTATTATAGTCACAGTGACAGCTAATGCTACCCTTCATTCTCCCATGTACTTTCTTCTTGGAaatctctcctttctggacatGGGTCTTTCTACTGTCACAACACCCAAGATGATCAGAGACTTGCTTGCAGAACACAAGAGCATCTCTGTATGGGGCTGCATGGCTCAGATGTTCTTCATGCACTTCTTTGGGGGTGCTGAGATGACACTTTTGATAGCCATGGCCTTTGATAGATATGTGGCTATATGCAAACCCTTGCACTACAGGATAATCATGAGTCAAAGGTTGCTGAATATATTTGTAATAATTTCCTGGACCATTGGTTTCATACACACCATGAGCCAGATGGTATTGACAGTGAACTTGCCTTTCTGTGGCCACAACATTGTAAATAACATATTTTGTGATCTCCCCCTGGTGATCAAGCTTGCTTGTATTGAAACAAACACTCTGGAGTTGTTCGTCATTGCTGACAGTGGGCTGCTGTCTTTCATCTGTTTCATCCTTTTGCTTGTTTCTTACACTGTCATTCTGGTCACTGTGAGGCACAAATCACCTGGCAGGCTGTCCAAGGCTCTGTCCACATTGTCTGCCCATATAATTGTGGTCACTCTGTTCTTTGGACCCTGTATCTTCATCTATGCCTGGCCATTTGGCAGTTTGGCGagcagtaaagtgcttgctgtatttTATACTGTTATCACTCCCTTACTGAATCCTCTTATTTACACACTGagaaatcaggaaatgaaaaaagccatgagaaaattatgGATCCAACAAGTTAGCTTCATGTCGAATTTATAA